The following are encoded together in the Kingella negevensis genome:
- a CDS encoding RNA-guided endonuclease InsQ/TnpB family protein, with translation MLILKAFKFELIPNGEQIRKLKQFCGCSRFVFNRALAYQNEQYQLDKSFKFSYSKLTALLPEWKRELVWLKDCHSQVLQQSLKDLESAFKNFFAKRSDFPKFKRKGEKDSFRFPQGCKLEQGNNRIYLPKMGWVRYRNSRAISGSLKNVTVSQKCGKWYVSIQTEFETETPTPNGGEVGIDMGIVRFATLSNGEYFEPINAFKNLKGKLAKLQKRFKNKTKFSKNWQKLKAKIAKLHHKISNIRKNYLHQISSQISQNHAIVYVEDLQVANMSKSAKGDAEQHGKNVKQKSGLNRAILDQSWAEFRRQLAYKLAWNGGFVFAVPPQNTSRCCPNCGHTTKDNRQTQANFECVECGYQNNADVVGAINILKRGQAIQAA, from the coding sequence ATGTTGATACTCAAAGCGTTCAAATTTGAACTTATACCCAACGGAGAACAAATCCGCAAACTGAAACAATTTTGCGGCTGTTCGCGTTTCGTATTCAATCGGGCTTTGGCGTATCAAAATGAACAATATCAGTTAGATAAATCATTCAAATTTAGCTATTCAAAACTAACCGCATTGTTGCCTGAATGGAAACGTGAGTTAGTTTGGCTCAAAGACTGCCACAGTCAGGTTTTGCAACAAAGTCTAAAAGACTTGGAAAGTGCATTCAAAAACTTTTTTGCCAAACGTTCGGACTTTCCAAAATTTAAACGCAAGGGAGAAAAAGACAGTTTCAGATTTCCGCAAGGTTGCAAATTGGAACAAGGAAATAACCGCATCTATTTACCCAAAATGGGTTGGGTACGCTATCGCAATAGCCGAGCTATTTCAGGCAGCCTGAAAAACGTAACCGTCAGCCAAAAATGCGGTAAGTGGTATGTTTCTATTCAAACAGAATTTGAGACGGAAACGCCTACGCCAAACGGTGGAGAAGTCGGTATTGATATGGGTATCGTGCGCTTCGCGACTTTGTCCAACGGCGAATATTTTGAGCCGATTAACGCGTTTAAGAACCTAAAAGGCAAATTAGCGAAACTACAAAAACGTTTCAAAAACAAGACCAAATTTTCTAAAAATTGGCAAAAGTTAAAAGCCAAAATTGCCAAATTGCACCATAAAATCAGCAATATCCGTAAAAACTACTTGCATCAAATCAGCAGCCAAATCAGCCAAAACCACGCGATTGTGTACGTTGAAGATTTGCAAGTAGCTAATATGTCTAAGTCAGCAAAAGGCGATGCTGAACAGCATGGCAAAAATGTGAAACAGAAATCAGGCTTAAATCGGGCGATTTTAGACCAGTCTTGGGCGGAATTTAGGCGACAATTGGCGTATAAATTGGCTTGGAATGGTGGTTTTGTGTTTGCTGTTCCACCACAAAATACCAGCCGATGTTGCCCGAATTGCGGACATACGACAAAAGACAACCGCCAAACGCAGGCGAATTTTGAATGCGTAGAGTGTGGCTATCAAAACAATGCCGATGTAGTCGGTGCAATCAATATATTAAAACGTGGGCAAGCCATTCAGGCTGCCTGA
- a CDS encoding relaxase/mobilization nuclease domain-containing protein, protein MKQIDRRIDNWFLGYTRSVHTKSGSLNFGSRHSSKPLKTGTGLTNLRAAAQKKPEVMVKIPKRHSKNSKGMKGIRNHADYVSRNGEIALENQDGEIFHGKRAVKEFLNDWQSHCGIADETRHKEALNIVLSMPKETPPDALLQAARDFAAEQFQGHQYFLGLHHNSHDPDEPEHPHVHLCVLMRDERGQRLNPRKNDLFEWRVRFAEKLRENGVDCAATKRVHRGKTQKPENSTIRAMRERGQSSKAELQQKLAISQAILSGKRPEHPFLNQADKTRQKIVAEYKMIARELYMNGYKTEAKAMSKFAQEVSEKGFTTQAQQEFDKVQIQIRQPEKSPDRSHDNEMER, encoded by the coding sequence ATGAAACAGATAGATAGAAGAATTGATAACTGGTTTCTTGGCTACACACGCAGCGTTCACACCAAATCAGGCAGCCTGAATTTTGGTAGTCGCCACTCGTCCAAACCACTCAAAACAGGTACAGGTTTAACCAATCTACGTGCCGCCGCACAAAAAAAGCCCGAAGTCATGGTAAAAATTCCCAAACGCCACAGCAAAAATTCCAAAGGCATGAAAGGGATACGCAACCATGCGGATTATGTTTCACGCAATGGAGAAATTGCACTGGAAAACCAAGACGGCGAAATTTTTCATGGTAAACGAGCGGTAAAAGAATTTTTGAACGACTGGCAAAGCCATTGCGGTATCGCCGATGAGACACGACACAAAGAAGCCCTGAATATTGTCTTGTCCATGCCCAAAGAAACGCCACCCGATGCCCTATTACAGGCAGCGCGTGATTTTGCCGCAGAGCAATTTCAAGGACACCAATATTTTCTAGGCTTGCACCACAACAGCCATGACCCTGACGAACCCGAACACCCACACGTTCATCTATGCGTACTGATGCGAGATGAACGCGGTCAGCGACTCAATCCACGCAAAAATGATTTGTTTGAGTGGCGTGTCCGTTTTGCCGAAAAGTTGCGTGAAAATGGCGTTGATTGCGCCGCCACCAAGCGCGTACATCGTGGTAAAACCCAAAAGCCTGAAAACAGCACAATCCGCGCCATGCGTGAACGTGGACAAAGCAGCAAAGCAGAGTTGCAGCAGAAACTAGCCATTTCACAAGCTATTTTGTCAGGGAAACGCCCTGAACACCCATTTTTGAATCAAGCGGACAAAACGCGCCAAAAGATTGTTGCAGAATACAAAATGATTGCGCGTGAACTGTACATGAATGGCTACAAAACCGAAGCCAAAGCCATGAGCAAATTTGCCCAAGAAGTGTCTGAAAAAGGATTTACCACCCAAGCGCAACAGGAATTTGACAAGGTTCAGATACAAATCAGGCAGCCTGAAAAATCGCCCGACCGCTCACACGATAATGAAATGGAACGCTGA
- a CDS encoding mobilization protein, whose amino-acid sequence MKQQEIRVFGLSHDVINQLQLMALERYGKASASLMLRKLAEKQIRQPENIPTENYQENKQNQRLTLRLPPQQQHYLNQKAQLQYSSLNDVVRDIIAEYITQNPVLSNDEVQALYQSNYQLLRLGRNINQIARQLNSITPNSLTSQQLTELSAFLKQHAETVGKVLRKQNKPFKYRPIENI is encoded by the coding sequence ATGAAACAACAAGAAATCCGTGTTTTTGGTTTAAGTCATGATGTCATCAATCAGCTTCAACTAATGGCATTAGAACGCTATGGTAAAGCCAGCGCATCTTTAATGTTACGAAAACTGGCAGAGAAACAAATCAGGCAGCCTGAAAATATTCCTACTGAAAATTATCAAGAAAACAAGCAAAATCAACGCTTAACTTTACGCCTGCCACCACAGCAGCAACATTACCTAAACCAAAAAGCCCAACTGCAATACAGTAGTTTAAACGATGTAGTACGCGATATTATCGCTGAGTACATTACGCAAAATCCTGTATTGAGTAATGACGAAGTACAGGCTCTATATCAGTCTAATTACCAACTTTTGCGTTTGGGGCGCAACATCAATCAAATTGCGCGACAACTCAATAGCATTACACCTAATTCTTTGACAAGTCAGCAATTAACTGAATTATCAGCATTTTTAAAGCAACACGCTGAAACAGTCGGTAAAGTTTTACGCAAGCAAAATAAACCGTTCAAATATCGTCCTATTGAAAATATTTAA
- a CDS encoding LPD7 domain-containing protein translates to MSDYEEIRKALTHLDANDRDFWVRMGAAVKDELGEDGFELWDEWSRQSDTYKPNDAKAVWKSLKQGHIHIGTLFYHARENGYRPDKPYTPPSAEELAKRAQAAQEKQRAEAERIAKDHAKAAKTAYGIWKNASPADPNHAYAKNKGLGLSEAAMNAIRQNEYNGKKQLIIPLYSDKKLVNVQTIDEDGNKSFLSGGQKQGAYTVIGDFRQHQNGVILAEGYATAASVHQATGKPVIVAFDAGNLKAVSEKLVNVLPENVPVYFAADNDPKETGLVKAQAAAQIWGERAQIAMPTFSAKQIDEYQAEHGKFDSHGNENVPTDFNDLHKLAGIEAVRETFGIEPEPYIIETETDIELNRQPESEIKSEIEQHGADIMQEHDKPDVPREELLKNNYWRVQNGYDPLPENDQQPEQTTYSADNPYAQWAEHDDEVRHNADSWEMRTPLTNERLAHFNQQAEQYGFTTRIESSSGELGVFQADKWVNETYHVEIDGQFKNHGSMATYEAAHDFTMSFHENDEIVHYVYTNHLDDALQQANDFLQNPAEWIKEQDLKMQAEAMQPENAPPEYDYMPEYSSDDNELPPYYPPEYFEQLSTEPPTATSEKDVAVSVSEQEEQPEKIVSEYAKQMISELSQQHGWTQGGEDRAYKNVDDERTLVAYANEQYLTLGENDVDGGRDIVYSVDTQQTSPQLAADVFNQYADRYAQGEHIRPQDVEIALQQRNQSVQPAPETTIPEPPQRRQPESELAQPTATSEKDVAVPVSEQQETTPEIQTEQQPEMFNGIEYGGFQREIRLPEKQPELQPEPQTEPATEPVQPTPPTAEKVQPAPQPDVEEPELSRPETLEQPQPILDLTYEKPPKHLQSRYIVAENGQYLSADNHTTVLFEDKGNALKTAKSDQQTIQDMLEVAKAKGWDSIKISGSPEFKSMMYVAAESQGIKTTGYKPTPADLAMVEKLREDRSLNGIQSTHKPELDPSKQPEKPDVAALSAADKLKTQSAMPDERQINSSPIADTEAAPKIESLGNKTIQPEVLRSSQEMTTAALSPEVANAKAAYDQKAQQLSEPNQARLKAYERNTMDVLRDVQGDARNHALRNYYEYTTNAMNGTELNLPQPMQNRAPTHHQAHEPQQSNSQDFEMER, encoded by the coding sequence ATGAGTGATTACGAAGAAATCCGCAAAGCCTTAACTCATCTTGATGCGAATGACCGTGATTTTTGGGTCAGAATGGGTGCTGCCGTGAAAGATGAATTGGGCGAAGATGGTTTTGAATTGTGGGACGAATGGTCGCGCCAGTCGGACACCTACAAGCCCAATGATGCAAAAGCCGTTTGGAAATCCTTGAAACAAGGACATATTCATATCGGAACGCTGTTTTATCATGCGCGTGAAAACGGCTACCGTCCCGACAAGCCCTACACGCCACCAAGCGCGGAAGAGTTAGCCAAACGCGCCCAAGCCGCGCAAGAAAAACAACGTGCCGAAGCCGAACGCATCGCCAAAGACCACGCCAAAGCTGCAAAAACCGCTTATGGCATTTGGAAAAACGCCAGCCCTGCTGACCCCAATCATGCCTACGCAAAAAATAAAGGCTTGGGATTGAGTGAAGCTGCGATGAATGCCATTCGTCAAAATGAATACAACGGCAAAAAGCAGTTGATTATCCCTTTGTATTCAGACAAAAAACTGGTAAACGTGCAAACCATTGACGAAGACGGCAACAAAAGTTTTTTGAGCGGCGGACAAAAGCAAGGCGCGTACACGGTCATCGGCGATTTCAGGCAGCATCAAAACGGCGTGATTTTGGCGGAGGGTTATGCGACCGCCGCAAGCGTTCATCAGGCAACTGGTAAACCTGTGATTGTGGCGTTTGATGCTGGCAATTTGAAAGCGGTATCGGAAAAATTGGTAAACGTGCTGCCTGAAAACGTGCCTGTTTATTTTGCCGCCGACAACGACCCGAAAGAAACAGGTTTAGTGAAAGCACAAGCTGCCGCGCAAATTTGGGGCGAACGCGCTCAAATTGCCATGCCGACATTTTCTGCTAAACAGATTGATGAATATCAAGCAGAACATGGCAAATTTGATAGTCATGGCAATGAAAACGTACCGACTGATTTTAACGACTTGCACAAATTAGCTGGTATTGAAGCGGTGCGCGAGACATTTGGCATTGAGCCTGAACCTTATATCATTGAAACAGAAACGGATATTGAACTTAACAGGCAGCCTGAAAGTGAAATTAAATCTGAAATTGAACAACATGGAGCAGACATCATGCAAGAACACGATAAACCCGATGTACCACGCGAAGAGTTGCTGAAAAACAATTACTGGCGTGTCCAAAATGGCTACGACCCTTTGCCTGAAAATGACCAACAGCCCGAGCAAACCACCTACTCTGCTGACAATCCCTATGCACAATGGGCAGAACATGATGATGAAGTTCGTCATAATGCAGATAGTTGGGAAATGCGGACACCTTTAACCAATGAGAGATTGGCTCATTTTAATCAGCAAGCCGAGCAATACGGTTTTACTACGCGCATTGAAAGCAGTAGTGGAGAATTGGGCGTTTTTCAGGCGGATAAATGGGTCAATGAAACCTATCATGTAGAAATTGACGGTCAATTTAAAAATCATGGCTCTATGGCTACTTATGAAGCTGCCCATGATTTTACGATGTCTTTTCATGAAAATGATGAAATTGTCCACTATGTTTACACCAATCATCTTGATGATGCACTTCAACAAGCCAATGACTTTTTACAAAATCCAGCAGAATGGATTAAAGAGCAAGATTTGAAAATGCAAGCAGAAGCAATGCAGCCTGAAAATGCACCACCTGAATACGATTATATGCCTGAATATTCATCTGATGATAACGAGTTACCACCCTATTATCCACCTGAATATTTTGAACAATTATCTACTGAACCACCCACAGCCACATCAGAAAAAGATGTGGCTGTTTCCGTTTCAGAGCAGGAAGAGCAGCCTGAAAAAATCGTTTCGGAATACGCCAAACAGATGATTTCGGAATTATCGCAGCAACACGGCTGGACACAAGGCGGAGAAGACCGCGCCTACAAAAATGTGGACGATGAACGCACTTTGGTAGCATACGCCAATGAGCAATATTTGACGTTGGGCGAAAACGATGTGGACGGTGGTCGGGATATTGTGTACAGCGTGGACACACAGCAAACATCGCCGCAGTTGGCGGCTGATGTGTTTAACCAATATGCCGACCGTTACGCACAAGGCGAACATATCCGTCCGCAAGATGTGGAAATAGCGTTGCAGCAACGCAATCAATCTGTACAGCCAGCCCCCGAAACCACCATTCCCGAGCCGCCACAACGTAGGCAGCCTGAAAGTGAATTGGCGCAACCCACAGCCACATCAGAAAAAGATGTGGCTGTTCCCGTTTCAGAGCAGCAAGAAACTACTCCTGAAATTCAAACAGAACAGCAACCTGAAATGTTCAACGGCATTGAATACGGTGGTTTCCAGCGCGAAATCAGGCTGCCTGAAAAACAGCCCGAATTACAACCAGAGCCACAAACTGAACCAGCCACAGAACCAGTTCAACCCACTCCACCCACAGCCGAGAAAGTGCAGCCAGCCCCACAACCCGATGTGGAAGAGCCTGAATTATCACGCCCCGAAACATTGGAACAACCACAGCCGATTTTGGATTTAACGTATGAGAAACCACCCAAACATCTGCAATCGCGCTACATCGTTGCGGAGAATGGGCAATATTTGTCTGCCGACAATCACACCACTGTTTTGTTTGAAGACAAAGGTAACGCGCTCAAAACCGCCAAATCCGACCAGCAAACCATTCAGGATATGTTGGAAGTCGCCAAAGCCAAAGGTTGGGATAGCATCAAAATTTCAGGCAGCCCTGAATTTAAATCCATGATGTACGTTGCTGCTGAAAGTCAGGGCATCAAAACCACAGGCTACAAACCCACTCCTGCGGATTTAGCAATGGTAGAAAAATTGCGTGAAGACCGTTCCTTGAATGGTATTCAAAGCACCCATAAACCCGAGCTTGACCCGAGCAAGCAGCCTGAAAAGCCCGATGTTGCCGCGCTTTCTGCTGCTGATAAACTCAAAACACAAAGCGCGATGCCCGATGAACGCCAAATCAATTCATCTCCGATTGCCGACACCGAAGCCGCGCCAAAAATAGAGAGTTTGGGTAACAAAACCATTCAGCCCGAAGTGCTACGAAGTAGCCAAGAAATGACAACCGCCGCCCTGTCGCCCGAAGTGGCAAACGCCAAAGCCGCCTACGACCAAAAAGCGCAACAGTTAAGCGAACCCAACCAAGCGCGGCTAAAAGCCTACGAGCGCAACACAATGGACGTGCTGCGCGATGTTCAGGGCGATGCGCGTAATCATGCGTTAAGGAATTACTATGAATACACGACCAATGCCATGAACGGCACAGAATTGAATTTGCCACAACCAATGCAAAACCGCGCCCCCACTCATCATCAGGCACATGAACCGCAACAGTCCAACAGCCAAGATTTTGAAATGGAACGCTGA
- a CDS encoding type IV secretory system conjugative DNA transfer family protein — MKNKALPIVLFILFTLPLAMAGGGYVGSMIFVRWQKLNSKPSVFLLYEYAQHLDKLSAKLLMPYKISVMIALLISILPTLIMLAAVFAKPKRELHGSSRFANAVEVQQAGLLKADYSKEKPDLLIGKYRNKYLRWAGNEFLYLAAPTRSGKGVGVVIPNCLHYRDSMVVYDPKLENFIITGGFRQQKLGQQVFLFNPGGRMPEHERNPMLPLVSHRWNPMTYIRRDARYSYKDLSNMAAILLPKPAKDNGSGTFFVESARKLFVGLGLYMIETERERDLDDYTQRTTLANLFRLTAPTDGKPLNEWLLAEIAERDNDPEKTPLSSQCKTLLLGFANGSPKTGADILASLTAPLGIFLDPVCEAATSGDDFRLDELRKKRMTIFIGVVPTETETFSRLTNLLFSQIIDVNVQQGLPQDNKALLKYQCLLLMDEFTALGVIPAVQHGVSYIAGYELRLLIIIQAPSQVEAIYGRENMETFFTNFTCRIFYTPRVQKDAEEYSKSIGYETFKARSTSRSQGKGGSRSTSISDQQRAVMNPDEIKMMPNSDCIINLGSSRAIYAQKIVYWQDDVFKVRANLPRPDVPNLEIKTHRSQPKSATAQTAKTEPVPDEKLPETDFKTCANNDELFYTMARALVTPDSPPEYIKQIVAGMAKQWGKDSEQVLAKLFV, encoded by the coding sequence ATGAAAAATAAAGCACTACCCATTGTTTTATTTATTTTGTTTACGCTACCGCTCGCAATGGCTGGCGGTGGTTATGTTGGCAGTATGATATTTGTGCGCTGGCAAAAATTGAACAGCAAACCGTCCGTATTTTTGCTATACGAATACGCGCAACATTTGGACAAACTGTCTGCCAAGTTGCTGATGCCATATAAAATCAGCGTGATGATTGCGCTGCTAATCAGCATTTTACCTACGCTGATTATGTTGGCGGCGGTGTTCGCCAAACCCAAACGCGAATTACACGGCTCTTCACGTTTTGCCAACGCGGTTGAAGTACAACAAGCTGGCTTACTCAAAGCCGATTACAGCAAAGAAAAACCCGATTTGCTCATCGGCAAATACAGAAACAAATATTTGCGTTGGGCTGGTAACGAGTTTCTGTATTTAGCCGCACCGACACGCTCGGGTAAAGGCGTGGGCGTGGTTATTCCAAATTGCTTGCATTATCGTGATTCTATGGTGGTGTACGACCCGAAATTGGAAAATTTCATCATCACAGGCGGTTTCAGGCAGCAAAAATTGGGGCAACAGGTTTTCTTGTTCAATCCCGGTGGACGTATGCCCGAACATGAACGCAATCCGATGTTGCCGCTTGTTAGCCATCGCTGGAATCCGATGACCTACATTCGCCGTGATGCGCGATACAGCTACAAAGATTTGTCCAATATGGCAGCCATTTTGTTGCCCAAACCTGCCAAAGACAACGGCAGCGGTACATTTTTTGTGGAAAGCGCGCGGAAATTATTTGTCGGCTTGGGTTTGTACATGATTGAAACCGAACGTGAACGCGATTTAGACGATTACACGCAACGCACCACATTGGCAAATTTGTTCCGTTTAACCGCGCCGACTGACGGCAAACCGCTTAATGAATGGTTGTTGGCTGAAATCGCCGAACGCGATAACGACCCTGAAAAAACGCCGTTATCCAGTCAATGCAAAACGCTGTTGCTCGGTTTTGCCAATGGCAGCCCGAAAACAGGCGCGGATATTTTGGCATCGCTGACCGCACCGCTCGGCATTTTCCTTGACCCTGTTTGCGAAGCGGCAACATCGGGCGATGATTTCCGTCTTGATGAACTCCGCAAAAAGCGCATGACAATTTTCATTGGCGTTGTGCCGACCGAAACCGAAACATTCAGCCGTTTAACTAATTTGTTGTTTTCGCAAATTATTGACGTGAACGTGCAACAAGGTTTACCACAAGACAACAAAGCATTGCTCAAATACCAATGCTTATTGTTGATGGACGAATTTACCGCGCTCGGCGTGATTCCAGCCGTGCAACACGGCGTGTCGTACATTGCAGGTTACGAATTGCGGCTACTCATCATTATTCAAGCTCCGTCCCAAGTGGAAGCGATTTACGGACGTGAAAACATGGAAACGTTTTTTACCAACTTTACTTGTCGGATTTTCTACACGCCACGCGTTCAGAAAGATGCCGAAGAGTACAGTAAATCAATCGGTTATGAAACATTTAAAGCGCGTTCTACATCGCGTTCGCAAGGCAAAGGCGGCAGCCGTAGCACCAGCATCAGCGACCAACAACGTGCCGTGATGAACCCCGATGAAATCAAGATGATGCCGAACTCGGATTGCATCATCAATTTGGGCAGCAGTCGTGCCATTTACGCGCAAAAAATCGTGTATTGGCAAGATGATGTGTTCAAAGTTCGCGCCAATTTACCGCGCCCCGATGTCCCCAATCTTGAAATCAAAACCCACCGCAGTCAGCCGAAATCTGCCACCGCTCAAACCGCCAAAACCGAGCCTGTTCCCGATGAAAAGCTGCCTGAAACCGATTTTAAAACCTGTGCCAACAACGATGAATTGTTTTACACAATGGCTCGTGCGTTGGTTACGCCCGACAGTCCGCCTGAATACATCAAGCAAATTGTGGCAGGTATGGCAAAACAATGGGGCAAAGACAGCGAGCAAGTCTTGGCAAAATTATTCGTTTGA
- a CDS encoding DNA topoisomerase yields the protein MSKTLIIAEKPDMAKAIAAVLNVPKTKGCYENEQFIVSNCIGHLIEFDVPEWRDKNASLPVIPQTFSLKIKEQTAQHYQFLRGLIHRADVSTLVNACDADRAGEHIFRLVYQHSGCLKPVKRMWIQSTTQQGLRQAFDHLKNGTDYDNLAAAEQCRAEADWLLGMNGSRALSNQFGRVMTPTLAMVVDAYLANKNFRPENYWEVSAQFAIQSGSYTAKLLDKNDKISRFADDETAQAACEHIHNQNRFAVNDAAETEYAHAPYLFDANELQKIANKKLGFAADKTLSIMQSLYEKHKVLTYPRSDFNALPDDYLPTLSTTIAGLGALAEYSNIVNDMQAHDLIKHNPRVFDDKRIGSHYAIVPTGFIQTADGERALSDCPPNVLHETLSADEYTVFHLVALRTLAALYPAAEYAVTTRITFSGSLKLRTTGRVLQKQGWLNVYGGIDDDEDKQQSDKLPPLSPDETAQLDSVSAKKLTTKAPPLMTESRLIQAMKTAGRDLDDKHLADVMKDVKGIGTSATRAPIIKKLKTPPEHESAYLLLEKNQLIPSQRALDAIAHVRQFFPETADPILTAEWEDKLHQIEHGQFAADDFRAEIHGFVKKFVATVLPHRPNAHQAEILCACPNCGSGSLQSQKFSWHCECGFKLYKEQRGRAMSADELRQLIEHGKTDLLQDFVSKEKGTKYAAVLKLERDDTGSLKIGMAFPERKTETCPCCSGSLHDKGGLYECECGFKLWKTQFGKRLTENQLKSLIEKGESGLIKGLNRKDGSTFDAALCVDKVNKKIGFVPRKK from the coding sequence ATGTCCAAAACCCTAATCATCGCTGAAAAACCCGATATGGCAAAAGCCATCGCCGCCGTGCTGAATGTCCCCAAAACCAAAGGTTGCTACGAAAACGAGCAATTCATCGTCAGTAACTGCATCGGGCATTTGATTGAATTTGATGTTCCCGAATGGCGCGACAAGAACGCATCATTGCCTGTTATTCCGCAAACTTTTTCCCTGAAAATCAAAGAACAAACCGCGCAACATTATCAGTTTTTGCGCGGTTTAATTCATCGTGCGGACGTGTCCACGCTCGTAAACGCTTGCGATGCCGACCGTGCAGGTGAACATATTTTTCGGTTGGTTTACCAACATTCAGGCTGCCTGAAACCTGTAAAACGTATGTGGATTCAATCCACTACGCAACAAGGTTTACGCCAAGCGTTTGACCATCTGAAAAACGGCACAGATTACGATAATCTCGCTGCTGCCGAACAATGCCGCGCCGAAGCCGATTGGCTGCTCGGCATGAACGGCTCTCGCGCATTGAGCAATCAGTTTGGGCGCGTGATGACCCCTACGCTGGCGATGGTGGTTGATGCTTATCTCGCCAACAAAAATTTCAGACCTGAAAACTATTGGGAAGTATCGGCGCAATTTGCTATTCAATCAGGCAGTTATACCGCAAAATTATTGGACAAAAACGACAAAATCTCCCGTTTTGCCGATGACGAAACCGCGCAGGCTGCCTGTGAACACATCCACAATCAAAACAGATTTGCTGTGAACGATGCTGCCGAAACGGAATACGCTCACGCGCCGTATTTGTTTGATGCCAATGAATTGCAAAAAATCGCCAATAAAAAACTTGGTTTTGCTGCCGATAAAACCTTGTCTATCATGCAAAGTTTGTACGAAAAGCACAAAGTTTTGACTTATCCGCGTTCCGATTTTAACGCGCTGCCTGACGATTACTTGCCCACGTTAAGCACCACGATTGCAGGATTAGGCGCGTTGGCGGAATACAGTAACATCGTAAATGATATGCAAGCCCATGATTTGATTAAACACAATCCGCGTGTTTTTGACGACAAGCGCATCGGCTCACACTATGCGATTGTGCCAACTGGTTTCATTCAGACGGCAGACGGCGAACGCGCTTTGTCGGATTGTCCGCCCAATGTGTTGCACGAAACTTTGTCGGCTGATGAATATACCGTGTTTCATTTGGTGGCGTTGCGAACGCTCGCCGCACTTTATCCTGCTGCCGAATACGCCGTAACCACGCGTATCACGTTTTCAGGCAGCCTGAAACTGCGGACAACTGGGCGCGTGTTGCAAAAACAAGGCTGGCTGAACGTGTACGGTGGCATTGATGATGACGAAGACAAGCAGCAGTCGGATAAATTGCCGCCGTTGTCGCCCGATGAAACCGCGCAACTGGACAGCGTGTCCGCCAAAAAATTAACCACCAAAGCACCGCCGCTCATGACCGAAAGCCGTTTAATCCAAGCCATGAAAACCGCAGGGCGCGATTTGGACGACAAGCATTTGGCAGACGTGATGAAAGACGTGAAAGGCATCGGCACATCTGCTACACGCGCGCCCATCATCAAAAAATTGAAAACGCCGCCCGAACATGAATCAGCCTATTTGTTGCTGGAAAAGAACCAGTTAATCCCGAGCCAACGTGCGCTTGATGCGATTGCCCACGTCCGCCAGTTTTTCCCTGAAACCGCCGACCCAATTTTAACTGCTGAATGGGAAGACAAATTGCATCAAATAGAACACGGTCAATTTGCTGCCGATGATTTTCGTGCGGAAATTCATGGGTTCGTGAAAAAATTTGTAGCAACGGTGTTGCCGCATCGTCCGAACGCACATCAAGCAGAAATCTTGTGTGCGTGTCCGAATTGCGGTTCAGGCAGCCTGCAAAGCCAAAAATTCAGTTGGCATTGTGAATGCGGTTTCAAACTCTACAAAGAACAGCGCGGTCGTGCCATGTCGGCAGATGAATTGCGCCAACTGATTGAACACGGCAAAACCGATTTGCTGCAAGATTTTGTGTCCAAAGAAAAAGGCACAAAATACGCTGCTGTCTTAAAGCTGGAACGCGATGATACAGGCAGCCTGAAAATCGGCATGGCGTTTCCCGAACGCAAAACGGAAACCTGTCCGTGTTGTTCAGGCAGCCTGCACGACAAAGGTGGTTTGTACGAATGTGAATGTGGTTTCAAATTATGGAAAACGCAATTTGGCAAACGCTTGACCGAAAATCAGCTTAAATCGTTGATTGAAAAAGGCGAAAGCGGTTTGATTAAAGGCTTGAACCGAAAAGACGGCAGCACATTTGATGCGGCATTGTGCGTGGACAAAGTGAATAAGAAGATTGGTTTTGTGCCGCGTAAAAAATAA
- a CDS encoding single-stranded DNA-binding protein — translation MYYNRIQIMGNLGKNPEIRYFPDGTASAKLSVAYSEKWRDKNGEQHERTEWFTVLLTKKQAETAAKYLHKGDTVQVAGKLLSRHYTDKDGANRTVYEIHANEFLMIKTRQSAEPEMADLPEDLPM, via the coding sequence ATGTACTACAACCGTATTCAAATCATGGGTAATCTGGGCAAAAACCCCGAAATTCGCTATTTCCCTGACGGCACAGCATCGGCGAAATTGTCCGTTGCCTACTCCGAAAAATGGCGCGACAAAAACGGCGAGCAGCACGAGCGCACCGAATGGTTTACTGTGCTTTTAACCAAAAAACAAGCCGAAACCGCCGCCAAATATTTGCACAAAGGCGATACCGTTCAAGTGGCTGGCAAGCTGCTGTCGCGCCATTATACCGACAAAGACGGCGCAAACCGCACCGTGTACGAAATCCACGCCAACGAATTTTTGATGATTAAAACGCGCCAATCCGCCGAACCTGAAATGGCGGATTTACCCGAAGATTTGCCAATGTAA